From Pseudonocardia autotrophica, one genomic window encodes:
- the yaaA gene encoding peroxide stress protein YaaA, with protein MLVLLPPSETKRPGGDGAPPDLAALSHDADLGTLRKELCDELVALAADRPAARAALGVSPRQDAEIERNAALWTSPTLPALDRYTGVLYDALDAGSLTRATRDRARARLAVCSALFGLLGADDPIPAYRLSAGSKLPGSGTLAARWRPVLDPLLGRISEGELVVDLRSGGYAALGAVPGAVTVNVLAERADGSRSVVSHHNKAHKGGLARLLATSRAEPADATAVARIARRAGHTVERTGDHLDLVIPA; from the coding sequence GTGCTCGTGCTGCTGCCGCCCTCCGAGACCAAGCGCCCCGGTGGGGACGGTGCCCCGCCCGACCTCGCCGCGCTGTCCCACGACGCCGATCTGGGAACGCTCCGCAAGGAGCTGTGCGACGAGCTGGTCGCGCTCGCCGCGGATCGTCCCGCCGCCCGGGCCGCGCTCGGCGTCTCGCCGCGGCAGGACGCCGAGATCGAACGCAACGCCGCACTGTGGACGTCGCCGACGCTGCCGGCACTGGACCGCTACACCGGGGTGCTCTACGACGCGCTCGACGCCGGCTCGCTGACCCGGGCGACCCGGGACCGTGCCCGGGCCCGGCTGGCGGTCTGCTCGGCGCTGTTCGGGTTGCTCGGCGCCGACGACCCGATCCCGGCCTACCGGCTCTCGGCGGGGTCGAAGCTGCCCGGCTCGGGGACGCTCGCCGCGCGCTGGCGGCCGGTGCTCGATCCGCTGCTGGGCCGGATCTCCGAGGGCGAGCTGGTGGTCGATCTGCGCTCCGGGGGCTACGCGGCGCTGGGCGCGGTGCCGGGTGCGGTGACGGTGAACGTGCTGGCCGAGCGCGCCGACGGTTCACGGTCGGTGGTCAGCCATCACAACAAGGCACACAAGGGCGGGCTGGCGCGGCTGCTGGCGACCTCGCGGGCCGAGCCGGCGGACGCCACCGCCGTCGCCCGGATCGCTCGCCGGGCCGGGCACACCGTGGAACGCACCGGGGACCACCTGGACCTGGTGATCCCGGCCTGA
- a CDS encoding bifunctional o-acetylhomoserine/o-acetylserine sulfhydrylase produces the protein MTDPEKTASWSFETKQVHAGAAPDPTTGARATPIYQTTSYVFRDTEHAANLFGLAEFGNIYTRIMNPTQDVLEQRVAALEGGAAALAVASGQAAQALAIQNIAEAGDHIVSSASLYGGTYNQFHYTFPKMGIEVTFVDDPDDLEEWKAAIRPNTKALYGETLGNPRGNVLDIRGVADVAHAAGVPLIVDNTVPTPYGVRPIEHGADIVTHSLTKFLGGHGTSVGGIIVDSGQFDWVGNAERFPGLTSPDPSYHGAVFTDAVGPIAYIIKARVQLLRDLGPAISPQNAWLILQGIETLSLRMERHNANAQALAEWLEQRDEVEKVHYAGLASSPWHAAQQRYLPTGGGAIVAFELQGGVEAGKKFVDALELHSHLANIGDVRSLVIHPASTTHSQLAAEEQLASGVTPGLVRLSVGLEGIEDIKADLDAGFRASKGA, from the coding sequence ATGACCGACCCCGAGAAGACCGCATCCTGGTCGTTCGAGACCAAGCAGGTGCACGCCGGCGCCGCCCCCGACCCGACCACCGGTGCCCGGGCGACCCCGATCTACCAGACGACGTCCTACGTCTTCCGTGACACCGAGCACGCCGCGAACCTGTTCGGGCTCGCCGAGTTCGGCAACATCTACACCCGGATCATGAACCCGACCCAGGACGTCCTGGAGCAGCGCGTCGCCGCGCTGGAGGGTGGCGCCGCGGCGCTGGCAGTCGCGTCCGGGCAGGCCGCGCAGGCGCTCGCGATCCAGAACATCGCCGAGGCCGGGGACCACATCGTCTCCAGCGCCTCGCTCTACGGCGGCACCTACAACCAGTTCCACTACACGTTCCCGAAGATGGGGATCGAGGTCACGTTCGTCGACGACCCCGACGACCTCGAGGAGTGGAAGGCCGCGATCCGGCCGAACACCAAGGCGCTCTACGGCGAGACGCTGGGCAACCCGCGGGGCAACGTGCTCGACATCCGCGGGGTCGCCGATGTCGCGCACGCCGCCGGGGTGCCGCTGATCGTGGACAACACCGTCCCGACGCCGTACGGGGTGCGCCCGATCGAGCACGGCGCGGACATCGTCACCCACTCGCTGACGAAGTTCCTCGGCGGCCACGGGACCTCGGTCGGCGGCATCATCGTCGACTCCGGGCAGTTCGACTGGGTCGGCAACGCCGAGCGCTTCCCGGGCCTGACCAGCCCGGACCCGAGCTACCACGGCGCGGTGTTCACCGACGCCGTCGGCCCGATCGCCTACATCATCAAGGCCCGCGTGCAGCTGCTGCGCGACCTCGGCCCGGCGATCTCCCCGCAGAACGCCTGGCTGATCCTGCAGGGCATCGAGACGCTGTCGCTGCGGATGGAGCGGCACAACGCGAACGCCCAGGCGCTGGCCGAGTGGCTGGAGCAGCGCGACGAGGTGGAGAAGGTGCACTACGCGGGCCTGGCGTCCTCGCCGTGGCACGCCGCCCAGCAGCGGTACCTGCCGACCGGTGGCGGCGCCATCGTCGCGTTCGAGCTGCAGGGCGGTGTGGAGGCGGGCAAGAAGTTCGTCGACGCGCTCGAGCTGCACAGCCACCTCGCCAACATCGGCGACGTCCGCAGCCTGGTGATCCACCCGGCGTCCACCACGCACAGCCAGCTGGCCGCCGAGGAGCAGCTGGCCTCCGGGGTCACGCCGGGCCTGGTCCGGCTGTCGGTCGGCCTGGAGGGAATCGAGGACATCAAGGCGGACCTGGACGCCGGTTTCCGCGCGTCGAAGGGTGCCTGA
- the metX gene encoding homoserine O-acetyltransferase MetX: MRDKPLPPATGAWREGDDPGRRRFLDLPAPLKLEAGGELPAVRLSYETWGELAPDGSNAVLVLHALTGDTHLEGPAGPGHPTAGWWPGLIEPGGPLDPARWFVVAPNAVGGCQGSTGPASTAPDGRTWGSRFPVVTVRDTVAAEQYLADALGIDAFACVIGGSMGSMRSLEWAATEPDRVRRLFLLAGPAASSADQIGWASPQIEAIRSDPHWHGGDYHQLPEGPWRGLGIARRIAHLSYRSGYELATRFGRDPQDTEDPFDGGRYAVESYLDHHAEKLVHRFDAASYVRLTQAMNHHDVGRDRGGVAPALARVRARTYVAGVTSDRLYPLAEQEELAAGIPHADPLKVIDSPYGHDGFLVETPTVARLLGELLDETV, encoded by the coding sequence GTGAGAGACAAGCCGCTCCCTCCCGCCACCGGTGCGTGGCGGGAGGGGGACGACCCCGGACGCCGTCGGTTCCTCGACCTGCCAGCACCACTGAAACTGGAGGCGGGCGGCGAGCTGCCCGCCGTGCGGCTGTCGTACGAGACCTGGGGCGAGCTCGCCCCGGACGGCTCGAACGCCGTCCTGGTGCTGCACGCCCTGACCGGTGACACGCACCTGGAGGGGCCCGCCGGCCCGGGGCACCCGACGGCGGGCTGGTGGCCCGGGCTGATCGAGCCGGGCGGCCCGCTGGACCCGGCGCGCTGGTTCGTCGTCGCGCCGAATGCGGTCGGCGGCTGCCAGGGCAGCACCGGGCCGGCGTCGACGGCGCCGGACGGCCGCACCTGGGGGAGCAGGTTCCCGGTGGTCACCGTGCGGGACACGGTGGCCGCCGAGCAGTACCTCGCCGACGCGCTGGGCATCGACGCGTTCGCCTGCGTGATCGGCGGCTCGATGGGGTCGATGCGCTCGCTGGAGTGGGCGGCGACCGAGCCGGACCGGGTGCGCAGGCTGTTCCTGCTGGCCGGGCCCGCGGCGTCGTCGGCGGACCAGATCGGCTGGGCGAGTCCGCAGATCGAGGCGATCCGCTCCGACCCGCACTGGCACGGCGGTGACTACCACCAGCTGCCCGAGGGACCATGGCGTGGGCTCGGCATCGCCCGCCGGATCGCGCACCTGAGCTACCGGTCCGGCTACGAGCTGGCGACCCGGTTCGGCCGGGACCCGCAGGACACCGAGGACCCGTTCGACGGCGGCCGCTACGCCGTCGAGTCCTACCTGGACCACCACGCGGAGAAGCTGGTGCACCGGTTCGACGCCGCGTCCTACGTGCGGCTGACCCAGGCGATGAACCACCACGACGTCGGCCGGGACCGCGGTGGGGTCGCCCCGGCGCTGGCCCGGGTGCGGGCCAGGACCTACGTGGCGGGGGTGACCTCGGACCGGCTCTACCCGCTCGCCGAGCAGGAGGAGCTGGCCGCGGGGATCCCGCACGCCGACCCGCTCAAGGTGATCGACTCGCCGTACGGCCACGACGGGTTCCTGGTCGAGACGCCGACGGTGGCCCGGCTGCTCGGCGAGCTCCTGGACGAGACGGTCTGA
- a CDS encoding PPOX class F420-dependent oxidoreductase, translating to MGEEQHELLEKAKQGTLATIKRSGMPQLSPVTPHYDRAAGTIRISMTEGRAKTANLRRDPRAALSVESADGRAWATAEGPVELIGPDDSPDGPAVQALVDWYRDAAGEHPDWDEYREVMVRDRRILMTMRVQRVYGENLG from the coding sequence ATGGGCGAGGAACAGCACGAGCTGCTCGAGAAGGCGAAACAGGGCACGCTGGCGACGATCAAGCGCAGCGGGATGCCGCAGCTGTCCCCCGTGACACCGCACTACGACCGGGCGGCCGGGACGATCCGGATCTCGATGACCGAGGGCCGCGCGAAGACCGCGAACCTGCGCCGCGACCCGCGCGCCGCGCTCAGCGTGGAGAGCGCCGACGGCCGGGCCTGGGCGACCGCCGAGGGCCCGGTCGAGCTCATCGGCCCGGACGACTCCCCCGACGGCCCGGCGGTGCAGGCGCTCGTCGACTGGTACCGGGACGCGGCGGGCGAGCACCCGGACTGGGACGAGTACCGCGAGGTCATGGTCCGGGACCGGCGGATCCTCATGACGATGCGGGTGCAGCGCGTCTACGGCGAGAACCTGGGCTGA
- a CDS encoding proline--tRNA ligase: MLTRMSSLFLRTLREDPADAEVPSHKLLVRAGYVRRVAPGVYSWLPLGLKVLRRIEAVVREEMDAMGGQEIQFPALLPREPYETTNRWTEYGPNLFRLKDRKGSDYLLGPTHEELFTLAVKGEYSSYKDFPVVLYQIQNKYRDEERPRAGILRGREFLMKDSYSFDLTDEGLAESYQRHRDTYVRMFDRLGLNYVIVAATSGAMGGSASEEFLAESATGEDTFVRGPGGYAANVEAVTTPAPPQIPLEGLPVAQVHHTPDTPTIAALVDFLNAHPESSAGRTFTAADTLKNVLVKIRQPGATDWELLGVGVPGDREVDMKRLEASLEPAQVELLEEADFARNPFLVKGYIGPGALAANGVRFLVDPRIVSGTAWVTGADKADHHVVDLVCGRDFTPDGTIEAAEVRAGDPSPGGEGVLEAARGIEIGHIFQLGRKYADAFGLDALGPDSKPVRITMGSYGVGVSRLVAVIAEQSHDEHGLVWPRAVAPYDVHVVVAGKSAELLAGGEEIAAELERQGLDVILDDRKASPGVKFADAELVGVPTIVVVGRGLADGKVELKDRASGERTEIARDGAAEHVAGIVRGV; the protein is encoded by the coding sequence GTGTTGACCCGGATGTCGTCGCTGTTCCTGCGCACCCTGCGTGAGGACCCGGCCGACGCGGAGGTGCCCAGCCACAAGCTGCTGGTCCGCGCCGGCTATGTCCGTCGCGTCGCCCCGGGCGTCTACTCCTGGCTGCCGCTCGGTCTCAAGGTGCTCCGCCGCATCGAGGCCGTCGTGCGCGAGGAGATGGACGCCATGGGCGGCCAGGAGATCCAGTTCCCGGCGCTGCTGCCGCGCGAGCCGTACGAGACGACGAACCGGTGGACCGAGTACGGCCCGAACCTGTTCCGGCTCAAGGACCGCAAGGGTTCGGACTACCTGCTCGGGCCCACCCACGAGGAGCTGTTCACGCTCGCGGTGAAGGGCGAGTACTCGTCCTACAAGGACTTCCCGGTCGTGCTCTACCAGATCCAGAACAAGTACCGCGACGAGGAACGGCCCCGTGCGGGCATCCTGCGCGGCCGCGAGTTCCTGATGAAGGACTCCTACTCGTTCGACCTGACCGACGAGGGTCTGGCCGAGTCCTACCAGCGGCACCGTGACACCTACGTCCGGATGTTCGACCGGCTCGGCCTGAACTACGTGATCGTGGCGGCGACGTCCGGCGCGATGGGCGGATCGGCGTCCGAGGAGTTCCTGGCGGAGTCCGCGACCGGCGAGGACACCTTCGTCCGCGGGCCCGGCGGGTACGCGGCGAACGTCGAGGCCGTGACCACACCCGCGCCCCCGCAGATCCCGCTGGAGGGGCTGCCCGTCGCGCAGGTGCACCACACGCCGGACACGCCGACCATCGCCGCCCTGGTCGACTTCCTGAACGCCCACCCCGAGAGCAGCGCCGGCCGGACCTTCACCGCGGCCGACACCCTGAAGAACGTCCTGGTCAAGATCAGGCAGCCGGGCGCGACGGACTGGGAGCTGCTCGGCGTCGGTGTGCCCGGCGACCGCGAGGTCGACATGAAGCGGCTCGAGGCGTCCCTCGAACCGGCCCAGGTCGAGCTGCTCGAGGAGGCCGACTTCGCCCGCAACCCGTTCCTGGTGAAGGGCTACATCGGCCCGGGCGCGCTCGCCGCGAACGGCGTGCGCTTCCTCGTCGATCCGCGGATCGTCAGCGGCACCGCGTGGGTGACCGGCGCCGACAAGGCCGACCACCACGTCGTCGACCTGGTCTGCGGGCGGGACTTCACCCCGGACGGCACGATCGAGGCGGCCGAGGTGCGCGCCGGTGATCCCTCGCCCGGCGGCGAGGGCGTGCTGGAGGCCGCCCGCGGCATCGAGATCGGGCACATCTTCCAGCTCGGCCGCAAGTACGCCGACGCGTTCGGGCTCGACGCGCTCGGCCCGGACTCGAAGCCGGTCCGGATCACGATGGGCTCCTACGGCGTCGGGGTGTCCCGGCTGGTCGCGGTGATCGCCGAGCAGAGCCACGACGAGCACGGACTGGTCTGGCCGCGCGCGGTCGCGCCCTACGACGTGCACGTCGTCGTCGCGGGCAAGTCCGCGGAGCTGCTGGCCGGCGGCGAGGAGATCGCCGCCGAGCTGGAGCGCCAGGGCCTGGACGTGATCCTGGACGACCGCAAGGCGTCGCCGGGCGTGAAGTTCGCCGACGCGGAGCTGGTCGGGGTGCCGACGATCGTGGTCGTCGGGCGCGGGCTGGCCGACGGGAAGGTCGAGCTGAAGGACCGGGCGAGCGGCGAGCGGACCGAGATCGCCCGCGACGGCGCCGCCGAGCACGTCGCCGGGATCGTCCGCGGGGTCTGA
- a CDS encoding secondary thiamine-phosphate synthase enzyme YjbQ — translation MHSELIEIRTGSEETVVDLTTRIERFLTDAGAGDGLLNIFVPHATAGIAVIETGAGSDTDLLARLRELLPADDRWLHRHGSAGHGRDHVLPAFVPPSTTIPVIGGRPALGTWQSVCLVDTNIDNPTRSVRLSLLQG, via the coding sequence GTGCACAGTGAGCTGATCGAGATCCGGACCGGTTCCGAGGAGACCGTGGTCGACCTGACGACCCGGATCGAGCGTTTCCTGACCGACGCGGGCGCCGGCGACGGGCTGCTCAACATCTTCGTCCCGCACGCCACCGCCGGGATCGCCGTCATCGAGACGGGAGCGGGCAGCGACACCGACCTGCTCGCCCGGCTGCGCGAGCTGCTGCCCGCCGACGACCGCTGGCTGCACCGGCACGGCAGCGCCGGGCACGGACGGGACCACGTACTACCCGCGTTCGTACCGCCCTCCACGACGATCCCGGTGATCGGGGGGCGGCCCGCGCTCGGGACCTGGCAGTCGGTCTGCCTGGTCGACACCAACATCGACAACCCGACCCGGTCGGTTCGGCTGTCGCTGTTGCAGGGATGA
- a CDS encoding aminotransferase class V-fold PLP-dependent enzyme: MERTMTVFGRELPRRPGYLNTASIGVPPLDASTAVTDAVRAWAGGTSSPRDFDDAVETARAGFAAITGVPVADVAQGATVSGLIGPLATAVPDGTRVLVAQGEFSSVTRPFALQAHRGVRVREVPLDELAGHAAEHDLVAVSVVQSADGRIADLDGLFAARERSGFRLLLDVTQAAGWLPLRLDRADAVAGAGYKWLLAPRGAAWLAQRPSWVDGPGGRWPEVVRSGAGWYGTRDRWGDGLYTPDPAARPGPAGAEEAPVWWAHVGAAVTVPWLASLDPQQLRAHCAGLADALRERLDMPARGSAIVAVRTDGAAERLARAGISAAVRGGAARLAFHLTNTIDDVELAASALRTG; the protein is encoded by the coding sequence GTGGAACGCACGATGACGGTCTTCGGGCGCGAGCTGCCGCGCCGTCCCGGCTACCTCAACACAGCGAGCATCGGTGTCCCGCCGCTGGACGCGTCCACCGCGGTCACCGATGCGGTCCGGGCGTGGGCCGGTGGCACGTCGTCGCCCCGGGACTTCGACGACGCGGTGGAGACCGCCCGGGCCGGGTTCGCCGCGATCACCGGGGTACCGGTCGCCGACGTCGCCCAGGGCGCGACGGTGTCCGGCTTGATCGGGCCGCTCGCGACGGCCGTCCCGGACGGAACCCGGGTACTGGTGGCGCAGGGTGAGTTCTCCAGCGTGACCCGGCCGTTCGCGCTGCAGGCGCACCGAGGCGTCCGGGTGCGCGAGGTGCCGCTCGACGAGCTGGCCGGGCACGCCGCGGAGCACGATCTCGTCGCGGTGTCGGTGGTGCAGTCCGCGGACGGCCGGATCGCCGATCTCGACGGACTGTTCGCCGCCCGGGAGCGCTCCGGCTTCCGGCTGCTGCTCGACGTGACGCAGGCCGCGGGATGGCTGCCGCTGCGGCTCGACCGGGCGGACGCCGTGGCCGGGGCCGGCTACAAGTGGCTGCTCGCTCCGCGCGGTGCCGCCTGGCTGGCCCAGCGACCGTCCTGGGTGGACGGGCCGGGCGGTCGCTGGCCGGAGGTCGTCCGGTCCGGCGCGGGCTGGTACGGCACCCGGGACCGCTGGGGCGACGGGCTCTACACCCCCGATCCCGCCGCCCGGCCCGGGCCGGCCGGCGCCGAGGAGGCGCCGGTGTGGTGGGCCCACGTCGGGGCCGCCGTCACCGTGCCCTGGCTGGCCTCGCTCGATCCGCAGCAGCTGCGGGCGCACTGCGCCGGGCTCGCCGACGCGCTGCGGGAGCGGCTGGACATGCCGGCCCGCGGTTCGGCGATCGTCGCGGTCCGGACCGACGGCGCAGCCGAGCGCCTGGCCCGGGCCGGGATCTCCGCCGCGGTGCGGGGCGGAGCGGCCCGGCTGGCGTTCCACCTGACGAACACCATCGACGACGTGGAACTCGCCGCGTCGGCGCTGCGCACGGGCTGA
- a CDS encoding ferritin-like domain-containing protein: MSPRRAPAQDDGAEQPSAQVAKEALQRSLAGEHAAIWAYSTALAFLPPETATRARTELEAHRTLRREVSEALTELGERPVSAQPAYTPPQPVVDELSASALLVTAETDTAAAWRSLVERAPSREMREAGLTRMIESTVRCAFWRGATEQSPAIPVFPGRG; this comes from the coding sequence GTGAGCCCGCGTCGCGCGCCCGCCCAGGACGACGGCGCCGAGCAGCCCTCGGCCCAGGTCGCGAAGGAGGCGCTGCAGCGTTCGCTGGCCGGTGAGCACGCCGCGATCTGGGCGTACTCGACGGCGCTGGCGTTCCTCCCGCCGGAGACCGCGACCCGGGCCAGGACCGAGCTCGAGGCGCACCGGACCCTGCGCCGCGAGGTCAGCGAGGCACTCACCGAGCTGGGCGAGCGGCCGGTGTCGGCCCAGCCCGCCTACACCCCGCCGCAGCCGGTCGTCGACGAGCTGTCGGCGAGCGCGCTGCTGGTCACCGCGGAGACCGACACCGCGGCGGCGTGGCGTTCACTGGTCGAGCGGGCGCCCAGCCGCGAGATGCGGGAGGCCGGGCTCACCCGGATGATCGAGTCCACCGTGCGGTGCGCGTTCTGGCGCGGCGCGACCGAGCAGAGCCCGGCGATCCCGGTGTTCCCCGGCCGCGGCTGA
- the rimP gene encoding ribosome maturation factor RimP, which produces MRSPDPAALEDQLRGVLEPLVLEAGLEIDAVEVRTAGRRHAVKLVVDLPESSSATGIDLDVIARLSRAAAAELDPHEHLIEGSYTLEVTSPGVDRPLTRPRHWQRNFLRLARITLVGGDTLEARIGRAGDDRVEVALPGRKPELRELAYTEVENAQVQVEFKAAPAAEAALLGADDSSSDDSSDSNSSDESTDSANEENR; this is translated from the coding sequence ATGCGCAGTCCGGACCCCGCAGCGCTGGAAGACCAGCTGCGCGGAGTGCTCGAGCCCCTGGTCCTGGAGGCCGGGCTGGAGATCGACGCCGTCGAGGTCCGTACCGCCGGGAGGCGGCACGCCGTGAAGCTGGTCGTCGACCTGCCCGAGAGCTCCTCGGCGACCGGCATCGACCTGGACGTGATCGCCCGGCTCAGCCGGGCCGCGGCCGCCGAGCTGGACCCGCACGAGCACCTCATCGAGGGCTCGTACACCCTCGAGGTGACCTCGCCCGGGGTGGACCGGCCGCTCACCCGTCCCCGGCACTGGCAGCGGAACTTCCTGCGCCTGGCCCGGATCACCCTGGTCGGCGGGGACACCCTGGAGGCCAGGATCGGCCGGGCCGGTGACGACCGGGTCGAGGTCGCACTGCCGGGCCGTAAGCCCGAGCTGCGCGAGCTCGCCTACACCGAGGTGGAGAACGCCCAGGTGCAGGTGGAGTTCAAGGCCGCCCCGGCCGCCGAGGCCGCGCTGCTGGGCGCGGACGACAGCAGCAGCGACGACAGCAGCGACAGCAACAGCAGCGACGAGAGCACGGACAGCGCGAACGAGGAGAACCGGTGA
- the nusA gene encoding transcription termination factor NusA yields MNVDIPALRAIERDKEIPFETVLDAIETALLTAYKHTDGHHPDARVEIDRKSGVVRVMARDSADRAEDGTPGPEFDDTPDGFGRVAATTARQVIVQRLRDAEHERTYGEFATKEGEIVAGVVQRDARANARGMVVVALGGSGGTEAVLPAAEQVPGEVYRHGDRIRCFVIGVHRGPRGTSITLSRTHPNLVRKLFALEVPELVDGTVEIVSVAREAGFRSKIAVRSTRQGLNAKGACIGPMGARVRGVMAELAGEKIDIIDWSEDPAEFVGNALSPSKVVSVTVLDERARIARVVVPDFQLSLAIGKEGQNARLAARLTGWKIDIRSDADPRDPVGPGGDPVEELS; encoded by the coding sequence GTGAACGTCGACATCCCCGCGCTGCGGGCCATCGAGCGGGACAAGGAGATCCCCTTCGAGACGGTGCTCGACGCCATCGAGACGGCGTTGCTGACCGCGTACAAGCACACCGACGGCCACCACCCGGACGCCCGGGTGGAGATCGACCGCAAGTCCGGGGTCGTCCGGGTGATGGCCCGGGACTCCGCCGACCGGGCCGAGGACGGCACCCCCGGTCCCGAGTTCGACGACACCCCGGACGGTTTCGGCCGGGTCGCCGCGACCACCGCCCGCCAGGTGATCGTGCAGCGCCTGCGGGACGCCGAGCACGAGCGCACCTACGGCGAGTTCGCCACCAAGGAGGGCGAGATCGTCGCCGGCGTCGTGCAGCGCGACGCCCGGGCGAACGCCCGCGGCATGGTGGTCGTCGCGCTCGGCGGGTCCGGGGGCACGGAGGCCGTGCTGCCCGCGGCCGAGCAGGTGCCCGGTGAGGTCTACCGGCACGGTGACCGGATCCGCTGTTTCGTGATCGGCGTGCACCGCGGTCCCCGCGGAACCTCGATCACGCTGTCCCGCACCCACCCGAACCTGGTGCGCAAGCTGTTCGCGCTGGAGGTCCCGGAACTGGTGGACGGGACGGTCGAGATCGTCTCGGTGGCCCGGGAGGCCGGCTTCCGCTCGAAGATCGCGGTCCGCTCCACCCGCCAGGGGCTCAACGCGAAGGGCGCCTGCATCGGTCCGATGGGCGCCCGCGTCCGCGGCGTGATGGCCGAGCTGGCCGGCGAGAAGATCGACATCATCGACTGGTCCGAGGACCCCGCCGAGTTCGTCGGCAACGCGCTCTCGCCGTCCAAGGTGGTCTCGGTCACCGTGCTGGACGAGCGCGCCCGGATCGCCCGCGTCGTCGTCCCGGACTTCCAGCTGTCGCTGGCGATCGGCAAGGAGGGGCAGAACGCCCGCCTGGCCGCCCGGCTGACCGGCTGGAAGATCGACATCCGGAGCGATGCCGACCCGCGCGACCCGGTCGGCCCCGGCGGTGACCCGGTCGAGGAGCTGTCGTAG
- a CDS encoding YlxR family protein, with the protein MPDRSSALHSQAVRGRGPSPARPRSIPIRTCVGCRTRERAETLLRVVAENGHVVPDPDRRLPGRGAWLHPETGCLDRAERRSAFSRALRVRAPLDATAVRLRIQDQQGSGSLPGPSSEESKVDQS; encoded by the coding sequence ATGCCCGATCGGTCCTCTGCGCTACACTCACAGGCGGTCCGCGGCCGCGGTCCGTCGCCTGCACGCCCCCGGTCGATACCGATCAGGACGTGCGTGGGGTGCCGGACCCGGGAACGGGCCGAGACACTGTTGCGAGTGGTCGCGGAGAACGGACATGTCGTCCCGGATCCGGATCGCCGCCTCCCCGGCCGGGGTGCCTGGTTGCACCCCGAGACGGGGTGCCTCGACCGGGCCGAGCGCCGCTCGGCGTTCAGTCGGGCGTTGCGCGTCCGAGCTCCACTGGACGCCACGGCCGTACGGCTCCGGATACAGGATCAGCAGGGGTCGGGGAGCCTCCCCGGCCCGTCATCGGAAGAAAGCAAGGTCGACCAGTCATGA